In Nostoc sp. UHCC 0926, a single genomic region encodes these proteins:
- a CDS encoding CHASE2 domain-containing protein: MGKLVVLKFGEGSFEQGFAVTLQIGEEHERAATEITGRLPSFPEMPLYYSHWQSSYRQIGNRYRLHADQMQVTNVSMIQDCENTSHILRARFNTWLRAEEFRPLREKWLERLSSTEEVRVILQTENSQLQLLPWHLWDLLERYPKAEIALSSPSYDRIHKPRTPNKLVNILAIVGNSQGIDTRADLALLQQCANADVSFLVEPQRKELTDHLWGKNWDILFFAGHSSSNKNGESGRIYLNKTDSLTIGELKYALRKAIENGLQLAIFNSCDGLGLARELADLQIPQMIVMREPVPDQVAKEFLQYFLEGFANGKSLYQAVRQGRERLQGLEDRFPCATWLPMICQNPAQIPPTWDELRSTKTEDIPNLASSHKRRFTITLLSSLAITALVCGVRWLGLVESPEIQAFDQMIRSRPAEGLDPRLLVITIDDDDLATQRQNGDSLIGVSISEKSLNKLLAKLNQYQPRVIGLDLYRDFKATQPDLITRLQKTQNLIGVCKGSDGTVNIRGKKPPPEIPKTNLGFSDFIEDRDGVMRRHLLFMNPEPTSLCPAPYAFSVELAFRYLRPLGIQPKLTPQGNLQLGKTIFSNLKSGTGGYQNIDTNGGQILLNYRSSKQIAEQIKLTQFLSSPVNPTAIKDRIILIGVTAKEDSLDTWRTPYGVNSYEQMPGVLVQAHMVSQILSAVQDGRPLLRVWSLWVEVVWIWGWSLVGGVLAWRKLSFRWLALGVSIASSVLYIACFNLLISGAWVPFIPSALSLVATVALMSIYNSKTKVRVANRE, from the coding sequence ATGGGTAAGTTAGTGGTTCTGAAATTCGGAGAGGGTAGTTTTGAGCAGGGGTTTGCTGTTACTCTCCAAATTGGTGAAGAACACGAGCGTGCTGCAACAGAAATCACGGGGAGGCTACCTTCATTCCCTGAAATGCCACTCTATTACAGTCATTGGCAGTCTAGTTATCGGCAGATAGGCAATCGTTATCGCCTCCATGCTGACCAAATGCAGGTGACGAATGTATCGATGATTCAAGACTGCGAAAACACTTCCCATATTTTGCGGGCACGTTTTAATACCTGGCTGCGAGCAGAGGAGTTTCGCCCTTTGAGGGAAAAATGGTTAGAAAGATTGTCGTCCACGGAAGAAGTGCGGGTGATTCTGCAAACAGAAAATAGCCAATTGCAACTATTACCCTGGCATCTGTGGGATTTGTTAGAACGCTACCCCAAGGCTGAAATCGCCCTTTCTTCACCATCCTACGATCGCATTCACAAGCCACGCACTCCAAATAAATTAGTCAACATTTTAGCAATTGTGGGCAATAGTCAGGGGATTGACACCCGGGCTGATCTAGCTTTACTGCAACAGTGTGCTAATGCAGACGTCAGCTTTCTGGTAGAACCACAACGTAAGGAATTGACTGACCATCTCTGGGGAAAAAACTGGGATATTCTCTTCTTTGCTGGGCACAGTTCCAGTAACAAAAATGGAGAAAGCGGACGAATTTACCTGAATAAAACTGATAGCCTTACCATTGGCGAGTTAAAGTACGCTCTTAGGAAAGCCATTGAAAACGGTTTGCAACTAGCTATATTCAACTCCTGTGATGGATTGGGATTGGCGCGAGAATTAGCTGATTTGCAAATTCCTCAAATGATCGTCATGCGCGAACCGGTTCCAGACCAGGTTGCTAAGGAGTTTTTACAGTATTTTCTCGAAGGCTTTGCCAATGGGAAGTCTTTATATCAAGCGGTACGCCAAGGGCGGGAACGATTGCAAGGACTTGAGGATCGATTTCCCTGTGCGACTTGGCTACCAATGATTTGCCAAAATCCAGCCCAGATACCACCCACTTGGGATGAATTAAGGTCTACAAAAACTGAAGATATACCGAATTTAGCTTCCTCTCACAAACGCAGATTTACGATAACCTTGTTATCGAGTTTGGCGATTACAGCCTTGGTTTGTGGGGTGAGATGGCTGGGATTGGTGGAAAGTCCAGAGATACAAGCCTTTGACCAGATGATACGATCGCGCCCCGCAGAAGGACTTGATCCCCGACTGCTGGTAATTACAATTGATGATGATGATTTGGCGACTCAAAGACAAAATGGCGATTCCTTGATCGGAGTTTCCATTTCCGAAAAATCTCTCAATAAACTACTGGCAAAACTGAATCAATACCAACCCCGCGTGATCGGCTTGGATCTCTATCGTGATTTTAAAGCCACACAACCAGATTTAATTACTCGTCTCCAAAAAACTCAGAACTTGATTGGCGTATGTAAGGGGAGCGATGGCACAGTAAATATACGAGGTAAAAAGCCACCACCAGAAATCCCCAAAACAAATCTAGGATTCAGCGACTTTATTGAAGATCGTGATGGAGTTATGCGTCGGCATCTCCTGTTCATGAACCCAGAGCCTACATCGTTGTGTCCTGCTCCCTATGCATTCAGTGTAGAACTGGCCTTTCGCTATCTGAGACCTTTAGGAATTCAACCAAAGTTGACCCCTCAAGGGAATTTGCAGCTGGGTAAGACTATTTTTTCAAATCTGAAGTCTGGCACTGGCGGCTATCAAAATATTGATACCAATGGCGGTCAAATCTTACTCAACTACCGTTCTTCAAAACAGATAGCCGAGCAGATAAAGCTAACACAATTTTTATCTAGCCCGGTTAACCCTACTGCTATCAAAGATCGAATTATTTTGATTGGTGTGACGGCAAAGGAGGATTCTCTAGACACCTGGCGTACACCTTACGGAGTAAACTCGTATGAGCAAATGCCAGGAGTGTTGGTACAAGCGCATATGGTCAGCCAGATCCTCAGTGCTGTCCAGGATGGGCGGCCGTTGCTGCGGGTTTGGTCACTATGGGTTGAGGTGGTCTGGATTTGGGGGTGGTCTTTGGTAGGGGGAGTCCTAGCTTGGCGAAAGCTTTCATTTCGTTGGTTGGCATTGGGAGTCAGTATTGCCTCTAGTGTTCTGTATATAGCTTGTTTTAATCTATTAATTTCGGGTGCTTGGGTGCCGTTTATACCTTCGGCTTTGTCGTTGGTAGCTACGGTTGCCTTGATGTCAATTTATAATTCAAAAACAAAAGTTCGAGTGGCGAATAGGGAATAG
- a CDS encoding DUF928 domain-containing protein translates to MKSNSQPIKLFLVLAFSCTSLLVSLTPVLAKPTLSSSLSDRNAKTTLAQATTFNLPPLPPGPPPGGRVRGGAKRGEPICPLTKPKLTALVPFTESAEVINVWGQTTLERPSWFFYVPYTKDSPYEVEFVLQDQDSNDIYRPQIALPDKPGVISVSLPSTAPALALNKQYRWFFTINCNKQTISPPTFVEGVIVRVELNPTVVKKLQTPELLKQYAIYAENGIWYDALTILAQLRQKNPKDPTLQAEWRHLLEQIHLDDIAAEPILLEQP, encoded by the coding sequence ATGAAGTCAAATTCACAACCGATAAAACTATTTTTAGTACTAGCTTTTAGCTGCACCAGTTTACTAGTTAGCCTGACTCCAGTCCTTGCAAAACCAACTCTTAGTTCTTCACTTAGCGATCGTAATGCTAAAACGACCCTTGCTCAAGCCACAACCTTTAATCTACCTCCACTTCCACCTGGTCCGCCTCCTGGAGGTCGGGTTCGTGGTGGAGCGAAGCGTGGGGAACCGATATGTCCACTCACGAAACCTAAGCTGACTGCTTTAGTGCCCTTTACTGAGTCAGCCGAAGTGATCAATGTCTGGGGACAGACAACCCTAGAACGGCCAAGTTGGTTTTTCTATGTGCCGTATACCAAAGATTCGCCCTATGAAGTTGAATTTGTGCTGCAAGATCAGGACTCTAACGATATTTACCGCCCACAGATCGCTCTACCAGATAAACCAGGAGTCATCAGCGTTTCTCTACCTTCCACTGCTCCTGCTTTAGCACTAAACAAACAATATCGCTGGTTTTTCACCATTAACTGTAACAAGCAAACGATTTCGCCCCCGACTTTCGTCGAAGGGGTGATTGTCCGAGTCGAACTAAATCCAACCGTAGTCAAAAAGCTACAAACACCAGAACTTCTAAAGCAGTATGCTATCTATGCTGAAAACGGGATATGGTACGACGCACTGACGATACTGGCTCAACTGCGTCAGAAAAATCCTAAAGATCCAACACTGCAAGCAGAGTGGCGGCATTTGTTAGAGCAGATCCATTTAGATGATATTGCAGCAGAACCGATTCTCTTAGAGCAACCTTAG
- a CDS encoding AI-2E family transporter, whose protein sequence is MKLGQWIGLIAIVLSLYILWQIREVLLLVFAAVVLATTLNRLAKRFQRSGMKRGFAVLLAVAIFFAGIVGFFWLIVPPFAQQFQELTYRVPQGFGRFNSWLDALRTRIPTELVPYIPDLNSLIQQAQPIVNRVLGNSFAFVSGSLEIVLKVLLVLVLTGMTLANPVAYRKVFVRLFPSFYRRRVEGILDQCEVSLGGWVIGALIAMGVVGLMSVIGLSVLGVKAALALGVLAGFLNLIPNLGPTLSVVPAMAIALLDEPWKAVAVLILYFFIQQIESNFITPIVMAHQVSLLPAVTLICQLFFVTFFGFLGLFLALPLTVVAKIWVQEVLIKDVLDQWGNNHRKETEFVMVSESPEVDDYWTAESPDIKKERPIDHDILQKED, encoded by the coding sequence GTGAAACTCGGTCAATGGATCGGTTTAATCGCCATAGTTCTTTCTTTATACATCCTGTGGCAAATTCGGGAAGTGCTTTTGCTCGTGTTTGCCGCAGTTGTGTTAGCCACCACCTTAAATCGGCTAGCGAAACGCTTCCAACGCTCAGGTATGAAGCGTGGATTCGCTGTCCTTCTCGCAGTCGCTATCTTTTTTGCCGGAATCGTGGGTTTTTTCTGGCTAATCGTGCCACCTTTTGCCCAGCAGTTTCAAGAACTAACCTATCGGGTTCCCCAAGGGTTTGGACGCTTTAATAGTTGGCTTGACGCCCTGAGAACCCGCATTCCTACTGAATTGGTTCCTTACATCCCAGATTTAAACAGCCTGATCCAACAAGCACAGCCCATCGTTAATCGGGTATTAGGAAACTCCTTCGCCTTTGTATCTGGCTCGTTGGAAATTGTCCTCAAGGTTTTACTAGTACTAGTTTTAACAGGAATGACATTAGCCAATCCCGTGGCTTACCGCAAAGTTTTTGTGCGGCTTTTTCCCTCATTTTATCGGCGACGAGTCGAAGGGATTTTAGATCAATGCGAAGTCTCTTTGGGGGGATGGGTAATAGGCGCTCTCATTGCTATGGGTGTAGTCGGGTTGATGAGTGTAATTGGCTTATCTGTTTTGGGTGTAAAAGCAGCACTTGCTTTAGGGGTTTTGGCAGGATTTTTGAACTTAATTCCCAACCTCGGGCCAACGCTGAGTGTAGTACCAGCAATGGCGATCGCTCTGTTGGATGAACCCTGGAAAGCAGTTGCTGTCTTGATTCTCTACTTTTTTATTCAACAGATTGAGAGTAATTTCATCACGCCGATTGTCATGGCGCATCAAGTCTCATTGCTACCAGCTGTAACCTTAATTTGCCAGTTATTTTTCGTGACTTTCTTTGGCTTTTTAGGATTATTTCTAGCACTACCCCTAACTGTCGTCGCTAAAATTTGGGTGCAAGAGGTGTTAATTAAAGATGTTTTGGATCAATGGGGAAATAATCATAGAAAAGAGACTGAGTTTGTGATGGTTTCTGAATCTCCTGAAGTAGATGACTATTGGACAGCAGAAAGTCCTGATATTAAAAAGGAGCGACCGATTGATCATGATATCTTGCAAAAAGAAGATTAG
- a CDS encoding Uma2 family endonuclease yields the protein MTIASQPQLTLDDFLKLPETEPASDFINKEIIQKPMPQGEHGLIQTILSEVINGVARNQKIAVAITELRCTFGGASIVPDVSVFRWDRIPKTSTSRIANRFEIHPDWAIEIISPDQRLKKVLSKLLHCSRNGTDLGWLLDPEDETILAVFHEQRVELYEAADKLPILEGIELELTVEQVFGWLSLT from the coding sequence ATGACTATTGCCAGTCAACCCCAACTAACTTTGGACGACTTCCTCAAACTGCCGGAAACTGAACCAGCATCAGACTTTATTAACAAGGAAATTATTCAAAAACCAATGCCTCAAGGTGAACATGGTCTGATCCAGACAATTCTATCTGAAGTGATTAACGGTGTAGCAAGAAATCAAAAAATTGCTGTAGCCATCACAGAACTGCGCTGTACCTTTGGTGGTGCTTCTATCGTCCCTGATGTGTCTGTGTTTCGCTGGGATAGAATTCCTAAAACTTCAACTAGCAGAATTGCTAATCGTTTTGAAATTCATCCCGACTGGGCAATTGAGATTATTTCCCCAGATCAAAGGTTAAAAAAAGTATTGAGTAAATTATTGCATTGTTCACGCAATGGTACTGACCTCGGCTGGTTGCTAGACCCAGAGGATGAAACTATTCTGGCAGTATTTCATGAACAGCGAGTGGAATTATACGAAGCTGCTGATAAATTACCCATCCTGGAGGGTATCGAATTGGAACTGACTGTAGAACAAGTTTTTGGCTGGTTGAGTTTGACGTAA
- a CDS encoding Uma2 family endonuclease, with the protein MTVTTYKWTIERYHRAIEAGIFDDQSIELLRGDLIVMPPEREPHAYYNTEAADYLRTLLGERAKIRDAKPITLPNDSEPVPDVAIVKPLGEVYLEHHPYPEDIFWIIEFSKSTLSKDLGDKKDIYAEAGIAEYWVVNLKNSQLQVFRDLKNGQYTTELTLTTGTIVPLVFPDVSVQVHRLIGFPKI; encoded by the coding sequence ATGACGGTAACTACCTATAAATGGACAATTGAACGCTATCACCGAGCAATAGAAGCAGGGATCTTTGATGACCAATCCATTGAACTATTGCGCGGCGACCTCATAGTTATGCCCCCAGAACGAGAACCCCATGCCTACTACAATACCGAAGCAGCCGATTATCTCCGCACACTGCTTGGTGAACGGGCAAAAATCCGCGATGCCAAACCTATCACCCTACCCAACGACTCAGAACCCGTCCCCGATGTTGCTATTGTCAAACCTTTAGGCGAGGTCTACCTAGAACACCATCCTTACCCTGAAGATATTTTCTGGATTATCGAATTTTCTAAGTCCACCTTGAGCAAAGACTTAGGTGATAAAAAAGATATCTATGCAGAAGCAGGTATTGCTGAATATTGGGTTGTCAATCTCAAAAATTCTCAGTTGCAAGTATTTCGAGACTTAAAAAATGGGCAATACACAACAGAACTGACATTAACCACAGGTACTATTGTCCCCCTAGTTTTTCCTGATGTATCCGTCCAAGTTCATCGCCTCATAGGTTTCCCAAAAATATAA
- a CDS encoding NACHT domain-containing protein: protein MIRFAPVAITILKLIVEGTHKEPSLENCVLLVSQAAYIDSFQDILKQDSELLQKIDPNPPSSRALALQIQKLGEQEFDEQEVKKAIVCFHESQLAESFNQILQKRLQEAGLTDKEAYVLTQRVAWNTHRQMIEAWIKSDDAIKNVIKPSFGEWQKAEEKFQNINQYLEKSIATKPEEKIFDETHITFRDLYVPLQVKEVDAKDNANVELEAWVKAILNDADPKHKQVLFIQGEAGRGKSVFCRMFADWVRQELHPSFTPILIRLRDLRVLKDNLTDTLKNYLEHLDFVTSDSGWLTDKNTRFLFLLDGFDELLLEGRASGGLREFLEQVEQYQKDPFCHHQFLVTGRPLALQGIERFLSQTKSLKRVELQPMNDLLRQKWLEKWALAAKVNKSEFEEFLQACPDEVKNKLAREPLLLYLLAQMHRDNDLNVQMFAGADAIKAKIRIYDKAVKWVLEKQRDSENQNDNPRLTGLESEDLRQFLTEAALCVVQSGNESARVTMLEARLKDSNNPAAKLIQDARQENASQKNQQDKLLNNLLTAFYIKPASGDKGGSVEFVHKSFSEFLFAERLIKSFEDWTRKIPIPNSQREEDRVPTAAMDKQIYDLFGYGNLTPEIVEYLTGLLAENSEFQDVEHLCILFQRLELFYFRWCDGEFIDAEDANRPQIKKKQLREQLPEREIQLGLRQVDVYTGLNVMILLLELHRYAQRKDDLKDKITFHPCGKPNTDQFDSERLLGIIGYSHCLSVFAFIENLRLFLSGADLSDANLSGANLSDAYLSGANLSRANLSGANLSRADLSRANLEALVWNSNTKWLKAKGLHEAVGVSPELAQDKAFGAVASLSQGISWVKEGKIKEAQEAFKQAQIFDRSFINSAESLNSICWVSCLHGSAKNFLFICEKAVTLDPDEKIYQDSRGLAKVLTGDLAGALEDFQAAVDSGALDYSNDVKQRRLRWIEALKSGNNPLTPEELEELRQFEG from the coding sequence GTGATTCGCTTTGCACCTGTCGCAATCACCATACTCAAGTTAATTGTTGAAGGAACCCACAAAGAGCCAAGTTTAGAAAACTGTGTCCTACTAGTTAGTCAGGCTGCTTACATAGACAGCTTTCAGGATATTCTCAAACAAGATTCCGAATTACTCCAAAAAATCGATCCAAACCCTCCCTCATCTCGTGCTTTAGCCTTGCAGATTCAGAAATTAGGTGAGCAAGAATTTGATGAGCAGGAAGTGAAAAAAGCTATCGTCTGTTTCCACGAATCTCAACTAGCAGAATCATTTAATCAGATTTTACAGAAACGCTTGCAAGAGGCAGGATTAACGGACAAAGAAGCGTATGTCTTAACGCAACGGGTAGCTTGGAATACTCACCGCCAAATGATAGAAGCCTGGATAAAATCAGATGATGCCATCAAGAATGTAATTAAACCTTCTTTTGGGGAGTGGCAGAAAGCAGAGGAAAAATTCCAGAATATTAATCAATACTTGGAAAAAAGTATTGCTACCAAGCCAGAAGAAAAGATTTTTGATGAAACCCATATTACATTTCGGGATTTGTATGTACCTTTGCAAGTCAAAGAAGTGGATGCCAAGGACAATGCAAATGTTGAATTGGAAGCGTGGGTTAAGGCAATACTGAATGATGCAGACCCGAAACACAAACAAGTTTTATTTATTCAGGGCGAAGCCGGACGAGGAAAAAGTGTCTTTTGTCGGATGTTTGCCGATTGGGTGCGGCAGGAATTGCATCCCAGCTTTACCCCAATTCTGATTCGGTTGCGGGATTTGCGGGTACTAAAAGATAACTTAACTGATACTCTAAAGAACTATTTAGAACACCTTGATTTTGTCACCAGTGATTCAGGCTGGCTGACCGATAAAAATACTCGCTTTTTGTTTTTACTGGATGGGTTTGACGAGTTGTTGCTCGAAGGACGAGCCAGTGGCGGCTTGAGGGAATTTCTGGAACAGGTGGAGCAGTATCAAAAAGACCCCTTTTGCCATCATCAGTTTTTAGTTACCGGTCGTCCTTTAGCGCTGCAAGGAATTGAGCGCTTCCTTTCACAAACCAAAAGCTTGAAGCGCGTCGAACTTCAGCCAATGAATGACTTGCTTCGGCAAAAATGGCTGGAAAAATGGGCGCTTGCAGCTAAAGTTAACAAGAGTGAGTTTGAAGAATTTTTGCAGGCTTGCCCTGATGAAGTCAAAAATAAACTAGCACGAGAACCTTTACTGCTTTATTTACTAGCGCAGATGCACCGAGACAACGATCTCAATGTCCAAATGTTTGCAGGCGCAGACGCTATTAAGGCAAAAATCCGTATCTATGATAAAGCGGTGAAGTGGGTACTAGAAAAACAGCGTGACAGTGAAAATCAGAATGATAACCCCCGCTTGACTGGATTAGAGAGTGAGGATTTACGGCAATTTCTCACGGAAGCCGCTTTGTGTGTGGTGCAGTCTGGGAATGAATCTGCGAGAGTGACGATGTTAGAAGCACGGCTCAAAGACAGCAACAACCCAGCTGCAAAGTTAATTCAGGATGCCAGACAGGAGAATGCCTCCCAAAAAAATCAACAAGATAAGCTACTCAATAACCTGTTGACGGCATTTTATATTAAACCAGCTTCAGGCGATAAAGGCGGTTCAGTAGAGTTTGTTCACAAGAGTTTTAGCGAGTTTTTATTCGCGGAACGGTTAATAAAAAGCTTTGAAGATTGGACAAGGAAAATACCCATACCCAATAGTCAGCGCGAAGAAGACCGAGTTCCCACAGCCGCAATGGATAAGCAGATTTACGATTTATTCGGGTATGGAAATTTAACGCCTGAGATTGTCGAATATTTGACGGGGTTGTTGGCTGAGAATTCAGAATTTCAAGACGTGGAACACTTGTGTATACTCTTCCAAAGATTGGAGCTTTTCTACTTCCGTTGGTGCGATGGGGAATTTATTGATGCAGAAGATGCAAACCGTCCTCAGATAAAGAAAAAACAATTGCGGGAGCAACTACCAGAGCGAGAAATTCAGTTGGGATTGCGTCAGGTGGATGTGTATACAGGGCTGAATGTGATGATTTTGCTTCTAGAGTTGCATCGCTATGCCCAAAGAAAAGACGACCTCAAAGACAAAATTACCTTTCACCCCTGCGGTAAACCTAATACCGATCAATTTGACTCAGAACGCTTACTCGGAATTATCGGCTATAGTCACTGCCTGAGTGTCTTTGCTTTTATAGAAAACTTAAGATTATTTCTCAGCGGTGCCGACCTCAGCGATGCCAACCTCAGCGGTGCCAACCTCAGCGATGCCTACCTCAGCGGTGCCAACCTCAGCCGTGCCAACCTCAGCGGTGCCAACCTCAGCCGTGCCGACCTCAGCCGTGCCAACCTCGAAGCACTTGTATGGAATAGCAATACAAAATGGCTCAAAGCAAAAGGGCTACATGAAGCAGTAGGCGTATCTCCAGAGTTAGCTCAAGACAAAGCTTTTGGGGCTGTGGCTTCCTTAAGTCAGGGCATCAGTTGGGTGAAAGAAGGCAAAATTAAAGAAGCACAGGAAGCTTTCAAACAAGCCCAAATATTTGACCGTAGTTTTATAAACTCTGCTGAATCTTTGAATAGCATCTGCTGGGTTAGCTGTTTACACGGTTCTGCTAAAAATTTTCTCTTCATCTGTGAAAAAGCTGTTACCTTAGACCCGGATGAGAAAATCTATCAAGACAGTCGAGGACTGGCTAAAGTACTAACAGGCGACTTGGCAGGGGCATTAGAAGATTTTCAGGCTGCTGTAGACAGTGGCGCACTTGATTATTCAAATGATGTGAAGCAGCGACGGCTACGCTGGATAGAAGCACTAAAGTCAGGAAATAATCCCCTTACGCCAGAGGAATTGGAGGAGTTGCGGCAGTTTGAGGGCTAA